The Vibrio pomeroyi genome window below encodes:
- the frr gene encoding ribosome recycling factor, translated as MINEIKKDAQERMVKSVDALKNSLQKIRTGRAHPSLLSGLTVEYYGAPTPLTQVANVIAEDARTLAITVFDKTLTPLVEKAILTSDLGLNPMSAGTVIRVPLPPLTEERRKDLVKIVRGEAEGGRVAIRNIRRDANGDLKALLKDKEISEDEDRKAQDEIQKLTDAAVKNVDEVLATKEKELMEV; from the coding sequence GTGATTAACGAAATCAAAAAAGACGCTCAAGAGCGCATGGTAAAAAGTGTTGATGCACTAAAAAACAGCCTGCAAAAGATTCGTACAGGTCGTGCACACCCAAGCCTACTTTCTGGTCTTACTGTTGAGTACTACGGTGCTCCAACTCCTTTGACTCAAGTAGCTAACGTTATCGCTGAAGATGCACGTACACTAGCTATCACAGTGTTTGATAAAACACTGACTCCTCTAGTAGAAAAAGCAATCCTAACATCTGACCTAGGCCTAAACCCTATGTCTGCTGGTACGGTTATCCGTGTTCCACTTCCACCGCTAACGGAAGAGCGTCGTAAAGACCTAGTTAAAATTGTTCGTGGCGAAGCTGAAGGTGGCCGTGTTGCTATCCGTAACATCCGTCGTGACGCAAATGGCGATCTAAAAGCGCTTCTTAAAGATAAAGAAATCTCTGAAGACGAAGATCGTAAAGCACAAGACGAAATTCAAAAGCTAACTGATGCTGCGGTTAAGAACGTAGACGAAGTTCTAGCAACTAAAGAAAAAGAGTTGATGGAAGTTTAA
- the pyrH gene encoding UMP kinase produces the protein MTTNPKPAYQRILLKLSGEALQGEEGFGIDPTILDRMAQEVKELVELGVQVGVVIGGGNLFRGAGLAEAGMNRVVGDHMGMLATVMNGLAMRDALHRAYVNARVMSAIPLKGVCDDYNWADAISQLRQGRVVIFSAGTGNPFFTTDSAACLRGIEIEADVVLKATKVDGVFTSDPVANPDAELYDTLSYNTVLDKELKVMDLAAFTLARDHKMPIRVFNMNKPGALRRVVMGETEGTLISDAD, from the coding sequence ATGACTACGAACCCTAAACCAGCGTATCAACGTATTCTGTTAAAACTTAGCGGTGAAGCACTACAAGGCGAAGAAGGTTTTGGTATTGACCCGACGATCCTTGATCGTATGGCTCAAGAAGTAAAAGAATTGGTTGAACTAGGTGTTCAAGTAGGTGTTGTTATCGGTGGCGGTAACCTTTTCCGTGGTGCAGGTCTTGCAGAAGCTGGCATGAACCGCGTTGTTGGTGACCACATGGGTATGCTTGCAACGGTAATGAACGGCCTTGCAATGCGTGACGCTCTACACCGTGCTTACGTAAACGCACGTGTAATGTCAGCAATCCCTCTTAAAGGTGTGTGTGACGACTACAACTGGGCAGATGCAATCAGCCAACTACGTCAAGGTCGCGTTGTGATCTTCTCTGCTGGTACTGGTAACCCATTCTTCACTACAGATTCAGCTGCATGTCTACGTGGTATCGAAATCGAAGCTGACGTAGTTCTAAAAGCGACAAAGGTAGATGGTGTATTTACTTCTGACCCTGTAGCAAACCCAGACGCAGAGCTGTATGATACGTTGTCTTACAACACGGTTCTTGATAAAGAACTTAAAGTAATGGACTTGGCTGCATTTACGCTAGCACGTGATCACAAAATGCCAATCCGCGTATTTAACATGAATAAGCCAGGCGCACTACGTCGCGTGGTTATGGGTGAAACTGAAGGTACATTAATCAGCGACGCTGACTAA
- the ispC gene encoding 1-deoxy-D-xylulose-5-phosphate reductoisomerase, whose product MRNLTILGATGSIGASTLKVVEQNPDLYSVVALAAGSNVEKMLALVEKWQPSYVAMACPDAASQLTEILSADYPSVKVLSGSEGMCQIASLEDVDTVMAAIVGAAGLLPTMSAVKAGKRILLANKEALVMSGQLFIDAVEKYGAELLPVDSEHNAIFQCLPQNVQTNLGRCDLEENGINHILLTGSGGPFRYTDVAELESVTPERAIAHPNWSMGPKISVDSATMMNKGLEYIEAKWLFNASQEQLKVIIHPQSVIHSMVQYKDGSVLAQMGEPDMATPIALTMSYPNRTEAGVKPLDFTKVGELTFLEPDFSRYPCLRLAIEACYLGQHATTAINAANEIAVDAFLNNQVKFTDIAVINEHVMSKVCEQHNSEGLDSLESLLELDNMSRQIAIQFIKEQLA is encoded by the coding sequence ATGCGAAATCTAACTATCCTTGGCGCTACCGGCTCAATTGGTGCAAGTACCCTAAAAGTCGTTGAGCAAAACCCAGATCTCTATTCGGTTGTTGCACTGGCTGCCGGCTCGAATGTTGAAAAGATGCTGGCGTTAGTTGAAAAGTGGCAACCGAGCTATGTTGCTATGGCTTGCCCTGATGCTGCATCTCAGTTGACTGAAATCTTGTCTGCAGATTACCCAAGCGTTAAAGTCCTTTCAGGCTCTGAAGGCATGTGTCAGATTGCTTCTTTAGAAGACGTGGATACAGTAATGGCTGCGATTGTTGGTGCAGCAGGTCTACTTCCTACGATGTCTGCGGTTAAAGCGGGTAAGCGTATCTTGCTTGCTAATAAAGAAGCTTTGGTGATGTCTGGGCAGCTGTTTATCGACGCCGTGGAAAAATACGGTGCAGAACTACTTCCGGTCGACAGTGAGCATAATGCTATTTTCCAATGTCTTCCGCAGAATGTACAAACCAACCTAGGTCGCTGTGACCTTGAAGAAAATGGCATTAACCATATCCTTCTGACTGGTTCTGGTGGTCCTTTCCGTTATACCGACGTGGCTGAACTCGAATCAGTGACTCCTGAACGTGCAATTGCACACCCTAACTGGTCTATGGGTCCTAAGATCTCTGTCGATTCTGCGACTATGATGAATAAAGGGCTAGAGTACATTGAAGCGAAATGGCTATTTAATGCTTCTCAGGAGCAGTTAAAGGTCATCATTCACCCGCAATCCGTGATTCACTCTATGGTCCAGTACAAGGATGGCTCTGTGCTTGCTCAAATGGGCGAACCAGATATGGCAACGCCAATCGCTTTGACGATGTCTTACCCTAATCGTACCGAGGCGGGTGTTAAGCCTTTAGACTTTACTAAAGTGGGCGAGCTTACCTTCTTAGAACCAGATTTTAGTCGTTACCCGTGTTTGAGATTAGCGATTGAAGCGTGCTACTTAGGTCAGCATGCAACAACAGCTATTAATGCGGCAAACGAGATTGCGGTCGATGCTTTCTTGAACAATCAAGTGAAGTTTACCGATATTGCTGTCATTAACGAACACGTTATGAGCAAAGTATGTGAACAACATAACTCTGAGGGCTTAGATAGCTTGGAAAGCCTTCTCGAGCTCGATAATATGTCTCGTCAAATAGCCATTCAATTTATTAAAGAGCAGCTAGCATGA
- a CDS encoding phosphatidate cytidylyltransferase: MKQRIITALILAPLVILGIFELSLPTFILSLVVISLLGYWEWTQFVESKSRYLALIPTVVVSAASFAFIPFDAFSLNNLSSAHYAILTIGSIWWVIASGMAVTYPKSMPAWKDSSLLRHAFGVLTLLPFFWSVVILRANGIDVDPYHGAKLVMFVCLLVWAADSGAYFAGKSFGKRKMAPAVSPNKTIEGLIGGIITAVIVAWIFADLFDIQFTSPLHMIVITLVTVVISVLGDLVESMFKRVSGVKDSSNLIPGHGGILDRIDSLTAAFPVFALLYLAF, translated from the coding sequence TTGAAACAACGAATTATTACGGCGTTGATTTTGGCTCCCCTAGTTATTCTAGGAATTTTCGAGTTATCACTTCCCACGTTTATTCTTTCATTAGTAGTTATTTCGCTATTGGGATACTGGGAGTGGACTCAATTTGTTGAAAGCAAATCGCGTTATCTAGCGTTGATTCCTACGGTTGTGGTAAGTGCTGCAAGTTTTGCTTTTATCCCTTTTGATGCATTTAGTCTCAATAATTTATCGAGCGCTCACTACGCCATTCTAACGATTGGTTCGATTTGGTGGGTAATCGCAAGTGGCATGGCTGTGACTTATCCTAAGTCTATGCCGGCATGGAAAGATTCCTCTCTTCTTCGTCACGCCTTTGGTGTACTGACCCTGCTGCCATTCTTCTGGAGTGTGGTTATCCTGCGTGCTAATGGTATTGATGTAGACCCTTACCACGGTGCGAAATTGGTGATGTTTGTTTGCTTGCTCGTTTGGGCTGCAGACAGCGGTGCTTATTTTGCAGGAAAGAGTTTTGGTAAACGTAAAATGGCGCCAGCAGTAAGCCCTAACAAGACCATTGAAGGTCTGATTGGTGGCATTATTACTGCGGTGATCGTGGCTTGGATCTTCGCTGATTTATTTGATATCCAATTCACCAGCCCGCTTCACATGATTGTTATTACCCTTGTGACCGTCGTTATCTCTGTTCTTGGCGACCTTGTTGAAAGCATGTTTAAGCGTGTTTCTGGGGTGAAAGACAGTAGTAATCTGATTCCTGGTCATGGTGGTATACTTGATAGAATAGATAGCTTAACGGCTGCATTCCCTGTCTTTGCTCTGCTTTATTTAGCATTCTAA
- a CDS encoding isoprenyl transferase, with the protein MHNSQAFTDSLPKHIAIIMDGNGRWAKAQGKPRVFGHKNGVQAVRKTISSAARLGIKAVTLFAFSSENWRRPEEEVGILMELFISVLSSEVKKLHKNNLQLRVIGDKSRFNDRLQKKIEEAEALTSTNTGMVINIAANYGGKWDIQQAMTSIAQQVKSGDINVDDIDEAMITQHLTMADIPEVDLLIRTSGECRISNFMLWQLAYAEMYFTEQFWPDFNEDSLVEAVTWFVNRERRFGCTGEQIKALMDS; encoded by the coding sequence ATGCATAATTCTCAAGCGTTCACAGACTCTCTTCCTAAACACATTGCTATCATTATGGATGGTAATGGTCGCTGGGCAAAAGCTCAGGGCAAGCCTCGCGTCTTTGGTCATAAAAACGGTGTTCAAGCCGTTCGTAAAACCATCTCTTCTGCAGCCAGACTTGGCATCAAAGCAGTAACTCTTTTTGCATTTAGTAGCGAAAACTGGCGTCGTCCTGAAGAAGAAGTCGGTATCTTGATGGAACTGTTTATTTCAGTGCTATCGAGTGAAGTAAAAAAGCTTCATAAAAATAATCTACAACTTCGTGTTATTGGTGATAAAAGTCGTTTCAATGATCGACTACAAAAGAAGATAGAAGAAGCGGAAGCTTTGACTAGCACCAATACAGGTATGGTTATTAATATTGCAGCTAACTACGGCGGTAAGTGGGATATCCAGCAAGCAATGACCTCTATTGCTCAACAGGTAAAGTCTGGCGATATTAATGTAGATGACATTGATGAAGCTATGATTACACAACACCTGACGATGGCAGATATTCCTGAGGTTGATCTACTTATCCGTACCAGTGGCGAATGCCGCATTAGTAATTTTATGCTTTGGCAGTTGGCTTACGCCGAAATGTATTTCACTGAACAATTCTGGCCAGACTTTAATGAAGACAGCTTAGTAGAAGCTGTGACTTGGTTTGTTAACCGTGAGCGTCGTTTTGGATGCACCGGTGAGCAAATTAAAGCTCTGATGGACAGTTAA
- the rseP gene encoding sigma E protease regulator RseP, which translates to MSGILWNFASFIVALGILVAVHEFGHFWVARRCGVKVEKFSIGFGKSIWSKVGRDGTEYSLSVIPLGGYVKMLDGRVDDLSEDEQQYAFDKKPLWKRTAIVGAGPAFNFIFAVFAYWLVFLIGVPAVKPVIGEVTPQSIAAQAGIETGMELKSISGIKTADWESVNMGLISHIGDQSMTVTVASQDDIGFEQQMTLDISDWSFNPETESAMTTLGFRPYSPEISTVLAQIIDDGAAYDAGLEAGDKIVEINGQPIEQWQSVVELIRANPMTSLDLVVLRNGAEQSLVMTPKSRELSDGSTIGYAGIAPEVAEWPEDYRFELQFGVIESVGKAFDKTGQIIGLTLTMLKKLIVGDVGLNNLSGPISIAKGAGTTADYGLVYFLGFLALISVNLGIINLVPLPMLDGGHLLFFAIEAVTRKPVPEKVQEMGYRVGGAILFSLMALAIFNDFTRL; encoded by the coding sequence ATGAGTGGAATTCTGTGGAACTTCGCATCTTTTATCGTAGCGCTTGGCATTTTGGTCGCTGTTCATGAGTTTGGACACTTCTGGGTTGCTCGTCGTTGTGGTGTGAAAGTTGAAAAATTCTCGATTGGTTTTGGTAAATCAATCTGGAGTAAAGTGGGCCGTGATGGCACTGAATACAGCTTGTCAGTGATTCCACTGGGCGGCTACGTTAAGATGCTCGATGGTCGTGTTGATGACCTTTCTGAAGATGAACAGCAATACGCTTTCGACAAGAAGCCGCTTTGGAAACGAACGGCAATTGTGGGTGCAGGCCCGGCATTCAACTTTATCTTTGCAGTGTTCGCGTATTGGTTAGTATTTTTGATTGGCGTACCCGCGGTTAAGCCCGTGATTGGTGAAGTCACTCCGCAATCTATTGCTGCACAAGCCGGAATTGAAACTGGAATGGAACTTAAATCTATTTCAGGAATCAAAACCGCAGATTGGGAATCAGTCAATATGGGTTTGATATCACACATTGGTGATCAATCGATGACAGTGACGGTTGCTTCTCAAGACGACATCGGCTTTGAGCAACAAATGACATTGGATATTTCAGACTGGTCGTTCAACCCAGAAACTGAATCTGCGATGACAACGCTGGGCTTTAGACCGTATTCTCCAGAGATATCGACGGTGCTCGCTCAAATCATTGATGATGGCGCTGCATACGACGCAGGTCTTGAAGCTGGCGATAAAATTGTCGAGATTAACGGGCAACCTATTGAACAGTGGCAGTCGGTTGTTGAGTTAATTCGTGCAAACCCAATGACATCATTGGACTTGGTGGTATTGCGAAATGGCGCTGAGCAGTCATTGGTTATGACACCGAAAAGTCGAGAGCTTTCTGATGGTTCGACAATCGGCTATGCAGGTATTGCTCCGGAAGTCGCAGAATGGCCAGAAGATTATCGCTTTGAGTTACAATTTGGTGTAATTGAGTCTGTAGGAAAAGCATTTGATAAAACAGGTCAAATCATTGGTTTGACACTGACAATGCTTAAGAAGCTCATCGTTGGTGATGTTGGCTTAAACAACTTGAGTGGCCCTATTTCAATCGCTAAAGGTGCAGGTACAACCGCCGATTATGGTCTGGTTTACTTCTTGGGCTTTTTGGCTCTGATTAGTGTTAACTTAGGGATTATTAATTTGGTTCCGCTGCCTATGCTTGATGGCGGACATTTGCTGTTTTTCGCTATTGAGGCCGTTACTCGTAAACCGGTACCTGAGAAAGTTCAGGAAATGGGATACCGAGTGGGAGGGGCAATCCTCTTCTCATTGATGGCTCTGGCAATATTTAACGATTTTACTCGTCTGTGA